The genomic segment acaaatacattttatttcactttacggatacaaacaaacacacacacggctTTACGGATCACGATGTCCTTGCTGTACGAGTCCGCTTTAAGATCGTTCACCCAAAACGCCAGACTGGAGGCAGGAGATTGTTGCCTGGTGCCTTCACTTTTTAAGCGCCGCCTGCACTTCCTGGTAGATCTTCTCCTCCAGTGAGGAAGTGTCATACTCCATGAGCATGTCGTACTTCCTCCACGGCTCCGCCCACTCCTGAGCATGCTTCATCTGCTCCGGGGTTAGATAGAGGTCAAAGCGGATTCCCTGGATGTTGAATTTGGGACGCTCCCAGCGCTTGGACCACGGACGAGGCTTCATCTTCACCTTCAgctgcacacacacagaggagtgtAAACTCGGAGAGAAAGAATAACGGAGTAAAATGTTTCTGTGACCCACCTGGCGCCTACCTGGTTGATGGGGACGTCCTGCGTTTGCGGCAGGTGAACAGGCTTCATGTCGAAGGAGAAGGTGCTGTATTCGGGCAGAGCGTCTCTCAAGTACATCAGGTTATCGTCCAGTCTCTTCTCCAGCTTCAGCACCTCGATGTGCTTCATGCAAGGATTGTACAGCTCATAGCAGATCTCCACCCCTATACACACACGGGACATGCTACCAAGACCAACAGCCAATCACGTCcctgaagtacagtggtgcttgaaagtttgtgaaccctttagaattttctatatttctgcataaatatgacctaaaacatcatcagattttcacacaagtcctaaaagtagataaagagaacccagttaaataaatgagacaaaaatattatacttggtcatttatttattgaggaaaatgatccaatattacatatctgtgagtggcaaaagtatgtgaacctttgttttcagtatctggtgtgacccccttgtgcagcaataactgcaactaaacgtttccggtaactgttgatcagtcctgcacaccggcttggaggaattttagcccattcctccgtacagaacagcttcaactctgggatgttggtgggtttcctcacatgaactgctcacttcaggtccttccacaacatttcgattggattaaggtcaggactttgacttggccattccaaaacattaactttattcttctttaaccattctttggtagaacgacttgtgtgcttagggtcgttgtcttgctgcatgacccaccttctcttgagattcagttcatggacagatgtcctgacattttcctttagaattcgctggtataatttagaattcattgttccatcaataacggcaagccgtcctggtccaggtgcagcaaaacagacccaaaccatgatattaccaccactgtgtttcacagatgggataaggttcttatgctggaatgcagtgttttcctttctccaaacataacgctgctcatttaaaccaaaaagttctattttggtctcatccgtccacaaaacatttttccaatagccttctggcttgtccacgtgatctttagcaaactgcagacgagcagcattgttctttttggagagcagtggctttctccttgcaaccctgccatgcacaccattgttgttcagtgttctcctgatggtggactcatgaacattaacattagccaaggtgagagaggccttcagttgcttagaagttaccctggggtcctttgtgacctcgctgactattacacgccttgctcttggagtgatctttgttggttgaccactcctggggagggtaacaatagtcttgaatttcctccatttgtacacaatctgtctgactgtggattggtggagtccaaactttttagagatggttttgtaatcttttccagcctgatgagcatcaacaacactttttctgaggtcctcagaaatctcctttgttcctgccatgatacacttccacaaacatgtgttgtgaagatcagactttgatagatccctgttctttaaataaaacagggtgcccactcacatctgattgtcatcccattgattgaaaacacccgactctaatttcaccttcaaattaactgctaatcctagaggttcacatacttttgccactcacagatatgtaatattggatcattttcctcaataaataaatgaccaagtatgatatttttgtctcatttgtttaactgggttctctttatctacttttaggacttgtgtgaaaatctgatgatgttttaggtcatatttatgcagaaatatagaaaattctaaagggttcacaaactttcaagcaccactgtagctctgaatgtcatcttggatgatCTACCAAGAACAATTTCACATCacaggagcttttttttttttttaaatctgatcaACAGTTTGGCTAAAAATTAACTCGGCTCCTGATTTTTCTTgcacaataaaataaacaaacacttgCTAGTTTAATGCTAGGTCGCTCTCTAGCTTACAGAAGGTTTGCGAAACACCGTTACGCCTTCTACCAGGAGTGAtgtccagtgatgggaataacggggttagaaataaacggcgttactaacggcgttactttttttaataacaagtaatctaactaattactttttacatcgttataacgccgttcccgttacttacaataaaatactatgcgttactttattaaagctgttctcatctggcacgctgctcgctcagcctttctttactctgctttcgtgtggggcggggagacacgagacaacggcacagtaagccaatcagagtagatttggacaacatacataggtaggctccgcctactgcactactacgCGCTCTTTCAattggaagacacagcgatggcgagcggtcagcccagcactgcgctttcacactggaaatacagcattacttttcattacttgaaataaaatgcaaaaatgtctacatgcaatgcacattatgtcgaggaacaaagcgtttgtcctcgtcagtggccagtaattaataacataattttaataactacaaaaatatattacatttgatagatgtcttatctcacattgtcccacaaaaatattaatatagtgtagatcaggggttttcaaagtgtgggagagtcagccccccccctcggagagcaaataaacaacagcgccccccttacaatttttgttgttgctatacttaatgttccattcgtatttttaaaaaatggttgttgtacacattatttttttctttttcacattttaaacatctgtgctttttaaaacatcttgttttacacattttaaacatcccatagcatcgttagctagcacctcttggcagacaacacactgtggcagtggagcatcttcagatccagtccatgaaaatccaaactttaaataatcgtggtcatactttcttctttttccagtcccccaggattccgcgggccttttttgtgattgttgcggactaaaatgtctgatgttgcggggggttttccaaaaaaattgcgatgaaagttgcggtgttttttaggtttttgttgcgattacattgcgggaggaagtgaaagttgcaagaaattgttgcgattttctctttttgtgattaaaattgagtgatatgttaaatattaagttattactgaaaaactattgattaaaaaaaacaaagacactgagaaatggtcctataaacaactttacaaatataaaagattaccacgactacaaaaatgcagaaaaataggctttacttatccaaatgcgcctgttggttcaaaagttaaagtgcagagaacctcacagcacaacatgaagttaccttaaaatataatataaatgcctcagctttcatgtaagaaaaaaaactattaatactagtactgtgtgcaggcagtctctcctgaagactaaattaaacaataattataaactaataaaataaatggctcaggcttcatagaaaaaaaaaacaatttgaacagaatctcacagtatgatgctgaagctgcctaaacaatggaaaataaaataccattttggcaaaaatgttggcatccattaacttcttgtattaagtaaaaaaaaaaataaagtgcacacggtccttcactgtaaacataacacactttcagtgttgccagatactgctgacgttttccagtccaaaatatgttcaaaacccgccaaaatgcacttgaaatcgtccaatctggcaacacgacgcgcatgctgcttctcttgaacacacggaagtaaggcggaaggtagtttgtcgacgtcacctcaagacgacgccaacgattggtcaaatttgcgggaaagttgcggtgattggatataattgcaacaccgccctgaattcgcggggattggttgaatttgcgctgaagttgcaaatcgcaacatcctggaggctctgttttttttgcttggcccagactttgtctcctcactcactgtagctttaggtactaaaaatcgatccattttgtctctcacgttgcgcccccccgaagaactctggcgccccccagggggtgcGTGCCCCACACTCTGAAAAGCCctggtgtagataatgttactaattggttctgttaaaggtcccatggcatgaaattttcactttgaggttttttaacgttaaaatgagttcctctgaccttcttaagtcaccccagtggctagaaatttcataatgtgtaaaccaaactatgcccaacatttgagaatggcgcgtcaaaacggcgcgttgataagctcttccctttactacgtcagcaagggagatgatccccacacccaccctctggattcccacccactgtatggattgcccgcccagctcaaaagttgccaccaaacatggaagttgcgctgtacatggatgtaacaacacagaaaagagtctgtttttcctgccgacgggagagcccctgaagacgcagtggcttaattttatttacttcaataatacgccgtcgagtctacctaagacggtgtatgtttgtcggaagcattttcctgaggaatgtttccacaacttgggacagtacagggcaggttttgcacatcaactgtcactgaagcctgggtccgtaccaagcatccctgccgcatcagccacaaacagcgaacaagtaagtgtataactgttaagtcgttttgccgtgttttaaaatcggtgccacgttagccttgcaatggctacattagctgtgcagctaaccgcttcctgcagttagccaggtactctgcactacaaaaccaaaaagcatgcagcatgctctgttataatagccaatcaaaacagtttttacaaagacacccacattcttttttttttaagtcactcgttcattttatttgtttgtttgttcagtaaaaacccaaacatttgttgaatttattttatttcctcgcgtcgcaccttaatgacgtcagcgcgcggtattattcccttcgcggtttgttccttctctctcgccatagtaagacacccacgtctgcttgttctgacccactggaggtagcgtcacagtgctgttagccaatcagaggtaacacgtttacatgtcatgaatattaatgctaagacccgcccccaccctctacccttccccacctcctgcttctcattagcaaaacgacgcactgggaaaagcgctgaaatggggctttctcccaggaggctatatctacgtgccgagggctcatttcgagaaaggctgcggatataacatccggaaacctccacgagcccgtttaaagcatcaacaaaccaccatgccatgggacctttaaatgtccatttcagtcattaaacacatttaacattcacttttattatgattacactaattgaatttgatttttttttttggggggggggggggacagaaaatgtaacggaataattactttccctggtaattagttacttttatgacaaagtaactccgttactaactcagttactttttgggaaaagtgactagtaactataactaattactttttgaaagtggcgtgcccaacactggtgatGTCACACTCAGATTTTGGATGTGTGCAAATCAGATCAAACATCGTCAAACGTCACCTTGTCCATCAACGATGTTCCTGAGGATGAAGGTGGCGCCGAGTCCTTTCCCAGAGCGCTGAATGCAGATTCCCACGAAGCGCTTGGTGTTGTTCGCGGCGTATGGGTCTGACGAAGTGACGGACAAAATGCTTCCTGAAAGCAAACGTTACGATCGGACCCTGTTCATCGACTACACAAGAAACGAGTTAAAAAGATCACCTGAACTGCTTCTTACCCACGTAGAACTCAGGAATGTTCAGTGCTTTGCGTCTCTGGATCATGTCTTGGCGCTCGAGGAAGAATTTCAGCGGGTTGGTGCGCTGGCGAGGGGGAATAAACTCCGGACTGACAAACCTGCATCGAAACACAGTGTCAGGTTTTATCACAAATTAAATGTTGCTTTAATATGGCAACAAACAGCGTGAATCAGTCTACACTGATATTCTTAAAAAGATGTTTTTCAGCACTTTGTCTGTCCAGCCGATATGACAGAAAGTACTGGATGCAATAAGACTTCACTGATCacactttaaagggctgatgacacgaacatgactctatgcaatttcttaaataaactatacaacatggcaaccgttagatttctgttataattacgtgaaaagaagctgttacacgaatatccaacttttaattgcacagcgcaagaaaactgggtccgtggctcgcggccatgttgtgacgtcagcggaagaacacgctgcggttcactggctgttctactctggttctactcaatggaaatggcgcatgaaaacgccggtgaactctctagtgctagctcttcctcttctgggagtgggcaattccagcgttatggacgtgacacttgaactcaaaatggcagcaaatgacccagtgcatgttttattgtctcccagtatttaaacaggtgttgcatattttaaggctgtaccatactggagaagtgatagaacaagaacaattcccatagtacatctagggcatgccagaaaatgccaataaacgatgcgttatggacgtgacagaaaaagtatcacttttcttgggtgactgtacatttttaccaaactctgtgaaattgtaaacctaatgtcgaaatggagatatccatttgatagaggggtccaaggtgaatattaaaaaatctttgtttaaaatattttgtatttcatgcagagtttcggaaggaaaagtcagcgttatggatgtgacataattccgttatggatgtgacgcgtctgaaatagacatggcatatgtttagaaaatcagcaatttaaccaccataaccctttgaaaaactctctaaatatcagctaaaactatcaaagtccttaaataatatttaggatggctattgttttgctgttttgtggattttagcatacatttctgtggcttgtggcaataatatagaattgtacatgaccaaagttgattttagcttgggttttacattataagaaagaaagactgacagtgacgtattaggttggttacaaattggttcaactgattcacatctgtaaaatacaggcctaggtgagatctctgggagtggttttgatgtattacatgttgctttatttttgcatggtgaggttgacatttacatggaattgcccgagtctagaattgtgttgatctcttccgaatagaatctatgatagcctaccctctttaccctttgcctctcgttgctaggcggcagttacatgaaagccgcaagctttcacaagcaaatacatgactgatatcacgccgactttatgattacgtttatgattatcatgtagaatctatagctctacgtacctttatcttatgtcgtttcacaacacatgttctgacaggaggactgtctttggatccggcatagctactagtagaccccctccggaatactggcagtgttgccagattgggaggtttcccgcccagttgggcggtttcgaacatattttgggctggaaaacttcagcagtatctggtaacagatactgctgacgttttccagcccaaaatatgttcaaaacccaccaaaatgcacttgaaacctcccaatctggcaacactgtgtaggcactgctgatggtagtaacacacgtttgtgctgaactgaacacccaagagattcttttaagctgggaagggtgtcaaaacaatccaaatcgaagtgttcagagcacaggacggatgttggtgagggctcccacttgtcacgagtgcgcctgactcgcttcacccacttcgcatgcacctcgggatctctgggaaatttgaataaacttaccccatccttgtgggttttggagcaaaagccggcaacacaacgcgaaggcataataactatatatatatatatatatatatatatataaaatgtataatctcatctcatctcattatctctagctgctttatcctgttctacagggtcgcaggcaagctggagtctatcccagctgactacgggcgaaaggcggggtacaccctggacaagtcgccaggtcatcacagggctgacacatagacacagacaaccattcacactcacattcacacctacggtcaatttagagtcaccagttaacctaacctgcatgtctttggactgtgggggaaaccggagcacccggaggaaacccacgcggacacggggagaacatgcaaactccgcacagaaaggccctcgccggccccggggctcgaacccaggaccttcttgctgtgaggcgacagcgctaaccactacaccaccgtgccgcccataatgtataataatgtctaataaaaatattaataatgataaactgaacacctgtcgcatcaacaacaaactggtaagttaggaggaaggttctttcgctgacgtcatatagctcctcctcctcctctctcgtctcctgggtgctgcagccccatcaaatttgcccaaatagccgtgttttttatcataacttgtaaaataggcgccttcgtgaattaatatggatcatcgggaattactttttatgttataaaacatcaccaaagatgtcaaaaacgtgtcatcagcactttaatgtaaAGATGCCATGAAAGTGCTTTATCTTTTCTGAGAATGTAACAATACTGAAACCCTGAGCATCAGCCAATATTGATAAAATGGAAATATattacagacaaaaaaaaccctccaacGATACCAATCCTGGGTATCGGATCAGTGCCAGCTTTACTCTACTTTGCTTGGTTTGAAATTGTATCCTTGACACTTGATGTATTTGGAACAATATACGCCTGAACCCCAGGATTTATTTCTCAGCAGAAACTTTCTCACCGTCGCACCACTTCTTCCGGCCTCGATTTATCCACGATCACCGGTTTGGCTGGAGGAGTAAACTTGGGCAGGTCATCATTTGAACCCGCAGCCTGTAACCGCACCGGGAACACTGAAAACATGCctttgggaaaagaaaaaaaaaaaccagatgaTTAAGGTACAAGGAGAACATGTTCTTGGAATAAAACTTTATTATACAGCAGTTAGTTCCAGGTCACTGATCTGATCTGTCGAGCTGCGTTCCAAATGTGCTAAAATGTAGTATTCATGACATCAtcagtgtacaagacagtagtaagagcaaccatgttgtatggattggagacaataGATGAACTGGACTGGAAATAGTGGaattgaagatgttgagattctcTTTGGGAGTgataaagttggacaggattagaaatgagtaggTATATTAGAGGGACATGTAGGACGACTTGGAGACAAAGTAAGAGGGGGAGATTGAGATTGAGGagacattagattagattcaactttgtccttgcacatgtcacaggtacagggcaatgaaatgcagactgcatctaaccagaagtctcatctcattatctctagccgctttatccttctacagggtcgcaggcaagctggagcctatcccagctgactacgggcgaaaggcggggtacaccctggacaagtcgccaggtcatcacagggccgacacatatggcccttttccactactctttttcagctcacttcagctcacttcagcccgacacggctcgcgtttcgactatctaagaacagcacgactcagctcgcttcagccctgcttagcccctaaaactcgcacagttttggagtggggctgaagcgagccaaaccgagccgagtgagtctgggggcgtgcactgattggtgaggaggagtgtcctcacacacgccccgcgagcacgctgggatctgtaaacaccgcaaacccggaagaagaagaattacgaattacaagaatttctgaagccttatgcgcctcgcctcatctatacgctcttgccagtatctgttggcgttgtcggtgacaacaagccacagcaccaagaccagcaacactaacgactccatgtccatgtttattgtttactattcaggtcgtgagactaccgcttaaaagctcactg from the Neoarius graeffei isolate fNeoGra1 chromosome 2, fNeoGra1.pri, whole genome shotgun sequence genome contains:
- the mrpl19 gene encoding 39S ribosomal protein L19, mitochondrial isoform X1, which encodes MAARTQRAGALIGLARNVHFQNERMFSVFPVRLQAAGSNDDLPKFTPPAKPVIVDKSRPEEVVRRFVSPEFIPPRQRTNPLKFFLERQDMIQRRKALNIPEFYVGSILSVTSSDPYAANNTKRFVGICIQRSGKGLGATFILRNIVDGQGVEICYELYNPCMKHIEVLKLEKRLDDNLMYLRDALPEYSTFSFDMKPVHLPQTQDVPINQLKVKMKPRPWSKRWERPKFNIQGIRFDLYLTPEQMKHAQEWAEPWRKYDMLMEYDTSSLEEKIYQEVQAALKK
- the mrpl19 gene encoding 39S ribosomal protein L19, mitochondrial isoform X2, whose product is MRYSRSIGTLHKRMFSVFPVRLQAAGSNDDLPKFTPPAKPVIVDKSRPEEVVRRFVSPEFIPPRQRTNPLKFFLERQDMIQRRKALNIPEFYVGSILSVTSSDPYAANNTKRFVGICIQRSGKGLGATFILRNIVDGQGVEICYELYNPCMKHIEVLKLEKRLDDNLMYLRDALPEYSTFSFDMKPVHLPQTQDVPINQLKVKMKPRPWSKRWERPKFNIQGIRFDLYLTPEQMKHAQEWAEPWRKYDMLMEYDTSSLEEKIYQEVQAALKK